The window TTCGCCATATGCTTTTCTGGAGAAAGCCTTTTTACCTTCTTTCATCGCATCGCTGTCAATGGCGAAGACTGTAGTTTGAAAGATGACAATAATGAATAATAAGGAAAGATATTTCCGCACGGATTCCAAACTAGTTGGAACCCATGGGAATGAAAGGGATTTTTGGAAAAAAGTTAGACCTTCGTTCTTTCTTCTTTTTGCGAAGCCAAATTACGTGAAGCTCTGAGAACTATACTCATTGTCGTTATTTGTGGGTTCACCGAAAGTCCTGTAGGGTAAACTGAGGCATCCATGACAAATATGTTTTTATGACCATAAATTTCCAAATTTAAATCAACGGCACCCTTCTCTGGATCATTTGCTGATTGGATAGAACCATGCGGGTGAGCTGATCCAACGGTTAAGTCGCCAGGTCTTGTGCTTTCTTTTAAGATCCAATCAAAGTTATCGTTTCCTGTGACTTTGTATGGTTCAGTGAATCTGGTAAAAGGAAAAATCAATTCTTTGGCTCCAGCGGCAACTGTTACCTCTGCGAGAGACTTTAAACCTTTGAGCATATTCAATCCATCAGTTGGTGTGAGTTCAAAATACACCTTTCTACGGCCTAAACTATACTTCACACTTGCATTCGCTTCTCCATCCGCTCCATCACGAACAAGTACAATGCCTGCATTGTACTTGGTAAAATCTTTCATTACGTCAAACTGCTGTTTGCCGTAAAACGGAACAAGGGAAGACGCAAGTGTAGGTCTGTATGGAGCCGCTTCTAACCAATACCCATAACCGGTTCCATTTTGGTTGTGACCATCTTTGATCACGATGGATTGTGGTGGGCCTTGGAACATTTTGATTTCGGAATCAAATTTTCCAAAAATCGTGGAAGTTGGATGGACTTTTAAATTCCTTCCGACCCAACCATTGCCAATCCCACTCCTTTGCAAAAGAGCAGGGCCTTCAATGGCACCAGCACTCACGATCACAACTGGCGCTTTGATCTCCATGGTTTCAATGATTTCAGAGGGAGCTTTTTCATACGCATCGGGTGTAAACTCAGCCACAACGGTTTTGATTTTGCCATCACGAATTTTGACGGCACGCATATTGGAAACCACAGTGGCACCTGCTTCAATCGCATCAGGGATCCAAGTGAGAAATGTGGATTGTTTCGCATTGATAGGACAACCGAGTCCACATCGTCCAAGTCCAATACAACCTCTGTTATTATTACGAAGGACGAGAGGTGTGAGTCCCAGTTTTTTTCCGCCCACTCGTAAGACATTATTGTTCGCATTGATTAAGTTATCCGGAACTTCATGGACACCTAATCGTTCATGTACTTCTGAAACAAAAGGATCCATTTCTTCTCTTGAATAACCTTGCCAACCGAATCGTTCATTCCATTCGTTGGTTACGTAATCGGGAGGGTACAAAGAAGTTTGCCAATTGACAGTTGTGGAGCCACCGATCGACTTTCCTTGTAGTATCGATAACGTTTGTTCTTCGGTGACAATAAAACCTGCATCGCGGTAAAGTCTAGCTTGTGATAAAAATTCGTCTGAATTGAATTGTGCCGGTGTGAAATAACTTCCCTCTTCGATGAGGACTACCTTCCATCCGTTTTTTGCAAGTTCTCTCGCCGCGACTGCTCCACCTGCGCCAGATCCAATGATCACAACATCTGCTGTGAGTTCCCATTTTCCATTTTGGATTTGTTGGGTTTTGATGGTTTCTGCGTGTTTTTTTGGAGTGATGATTTTTTCGTTAAATGTAGGAATTCCCATTGAGTCCGCCTTTATTGGATATAACCGACAAATTTTTGGTACTCTTTGTCAGAACTGAGAAGGAAAAAAGAAATTTGTCTTAAGATGGCATACACACCACGTTTGAGTCCAAGGGATGAATGTTTCCATTCAAGCAAACGTTTGATACGTTCTTCAGGTGGGAGTTTGACAATGGGAGTGAATGAAAAATCAAGAGCCATCGCCGCTAAAATTGAGGAAGGCACACTTGCTAACAGTTGTATGACGCTCTCTGTTTCAATTGGATAAGGATGACCATATACATAATTATCTAAAGCTAGACCTAAATCAAAATTGGGAATGGGATTGTCTTTCAAGAAGACTTCTTGCAAACTGCGAAAACTATGGTATTGTTCTGGAGAAATTCCCCTGAGTGTGGGAGTGTTCACTCCTGGACCACAATTCACTCCTTGTATGGAAACTGCAGTTAAGGCAAAACATTTGAGAGAAAATTTTAAGAAACGATTTCGTGAAAGTAGGAATGGTGTATACGGCTCCAAGTCTCATTTCCTTCGATTAGATTTGAGCCCATTGTGTCAGAATCTTGTAATAATATCACTCATTTTCCTTATTTTCACAGGATGTAGTAGTTTTTTTCGAAGAACACCAAACTTCACAACCATCCAAATTCCCAATTTGATACCATTTTCCCAAGTGGAAGGGTTAAAAGGGGACCAGTGGCAAAAACTATCGAAACAAAGAGACCAAAAGTTGGTCACTGCCATCATCCTTCACAATGCAGGCAAACGTAAGTTTACTGATTTCCTTCGACTCTCCATACAAAACCAATTTCTCTTCCATCTCTATGTGGATGCAAATGGAACGATCTTCGGTGATCCCAAGTTTTTAACACAGGAATGGACGGCGGCCCCAGGGATTGATACCGAAGCGATTCATATAGTGTATGAAGGAACCCAAGAAACTCTCTACAACAACTACAAACAAAAAGAAGTTTTAGAAAAAACCATTTTATACTTGGCTGAGGAATTGTACATTCCCAAAACCAATTATGACATCATCTCTAAAAAAGGAATTTTCACACATAACCAAGCAAAACGAAGGTTTGGTGGTTTTGTAGATTTTTCGCCTTGTGGCAGTGAGCTTGCACTCAATCAAATTCTAACTAACATTGGTGGAAAATTTTATGAAGAAGACGATTGGAAAGATCGTTTTGTCACAGGTTGGGTCTTAAAGAAAGAAAACAAAGATTTATTAAAAGATTCATTTCATCCCACAAATGGTCGTGGCATCACGAAAGCAGAAAAAGTGATCTTTCAACATTTAGAAAAAACAGAAAAAGGATTCACACCGGAAGAGTATCGAGTGAAGTACACCTTCCGAGGAAAAATCAAACCAAGTTGTGTGGTCCTCCATTATACAGCGATTCCTGATTACTTTCGATCCCTTCGTACATTAGAAGCAAGAAACCTCACAGCTTCAATCATGATTGATACCAATGGTAAGGCTTACCAACTCGTAGATGTGATCGAAGACAGAGCCGCCGCCGCAACTGGAACCAATGACAATTGTATTCAAATCGAAATTGTTGCCAAAGACACTGAAGAATTGTTGAAACAACCAGAACAAATCCAAAAGGTAAAAGACCTTGTGATTGAACTCACAACCAAATACAAAATCCCTTTGTCCAATGAAAAGTTGGAAGATTTAAATGGAGTCTTTAGCCATACCCAAGCCAAAAAAAAATGGGGTGGTTCCATCTTTCTCAATGCAAAAGATTTTGATCCAGGGGAAGAATATATGGAACTCATTTTAAATTCGATTGGTGGAAAATACTTTCCAGAACCAGAATGGAAAAATCGAAGTTCTATGGACTGGGCCATTTTATACCGCAATTTTCAACCGTAATTAGGGAGATACTATGAAACAAACACTTGCCATTCTCATCATTGGATTTTTATTAATTTTCCAACACTGTCGTTTGACAAAACCCAATTATCACCTAACGTTACAAGAAGCCGAATATCGCTATGAAACAATTGAAAACATTAAGTACAATTTAGACATTCAATTATCAACTAAGGATAGTTTTACGGGAAAAGTGGACATTCAATTTGTTGGGAAAAGAATCCGCGACTTACGATTGGATTATTTCCAAGGTGAAATCAAATCGATTGTCTTCAATGATGAACCACTGACCCAATTTGAATATAAAAACGGACAAGTGCAGTTGCCTTCAGATCGAATGATGATTGGAAACAATTCGCTTTCCATTAGATTCGAAACTCCTTTTGCCAAAACGGGGAATGGCCTACACAAATTTTTGGACCCCGATGACAAAGAAACCTATATCTACTCCCAATTTGAAGCCTTTCACGCGAACAAAATGTTTCCTTGTTTTGACCAACCCGATTTAAAAGCGACGTTCCAACTGAGTGTAACGGCTCCTAAAAACTGGAAGGTGATCTCTACCACTCTTCCAACTTCAGAAACAAAAACTGAAAATCCAGAGGAAGTGTTACACCAATTCCCTGAATCTAAAAAAATCTCTACGTATGTGTTTTCCTTACACGCAGGACCCTACCAAGTTTGGGAAGACAGTTACGAATCCATCCCACTTCGATTGTTTGTTCGAAAATCATTAGCAAAGTACATTGATCCCAAAGATTGGTTTTTGTTTACTAAAGATGGATTTGCGTTTTTTAATTCCTATTTTGGAATCCCATATCCGTTCCAAAAATATGATCAAATCATTGTACCTGAATTTAATTTTGGAGCGATGGAAAATGTAGCGGCCGTTACATTCTCAGAACGATTTGTTTCTCGCTCACCGATGACACGAAACCAAAGAGAAAACCTTTCGGATGTGATTTTACACGAAATGGCTCATATGTGGTTTGGAAACTTAGTCACAATGAAGTGGTGGAATGGTCTATGGTTAAACGAAAGTTTTGCAACCTATATGGCAAGTTTGGCCCAAGCTAAAAATTCAGAGTTCCAAGAAACCTGGATTAGTTTTTTTGAAAAAATGAAACAGTGGGCTTATGAAGAAGATAGTTTCAGCACAAACCATCCAGTTGAAGCAAAGGTAAATGATACAGAAGAAGCGTTCACCCAGTTTGATGGGATCACATATGGTAAAGGTGCTTCTGTCTTAAAACAATTGGTATTTTTTATCGGAGAGGAAAGTTTCCAAAAAGGAGTTCAAAATTATTTAAGAAAGTATTCCTACTCCAATTCCACCCTGGTAGACTTTTTAAAGGAACTGGAATTTGCCAGTGGTTTCTCTATGAAAAAATGGTCGAAAGATTGGTTAGAAACCAAAGGAACCAATCAAATTGAACTCACAACGATTTGTGCAGACAACCATCTCTATGGAAAAATTGTCCAATCCGCTCCTGGCCCTGAAAACAAACTCCGAGATCACAAAACTGTCCTTGGTCTTTACTTTTTTGATCGATCCAACAAACAAATATCATACGAAGAATTCCCTGTCGTATATTCTGGCCGATCAAGCCAAGCGATCCTGCAAGTAAAATCATGTCCAGATTATGTATTCATCAATGCAGAAGATCATGACTTTGCCATTTGGAGTTGGACTTCTGTGAACAAAGACAATTTAGAATTTGTCTTAGAGTTTGATAATGATCCTATGCGAAAACTCATTTTATGGACAGACTATTTTCGACAAGTTTCCTTAGCAAATCTCAGTTTTGATGAATTCAAAGAAACTGCCATTCGACTTTACCCAATGGAAACCGATACCAAAATCAAACGTTGGCTCTTATCAAGGCTCACATCAGATACTGGTTCTTCCTATTTCACAAGTCGATTTTGGTTTCCTGAATCCAAACGAAATAACCACTTAGACTCTTTACAAAATTTCATCTTATCTGAGTTAACGAAAGCAAAGGCCGGAAGTGATGAACAAAAGTATCTGTTCCTTTCACTGATCGATTCAAGTTTTACCGAATCCAGTCAGAAAAGACTGTATGAAATTTTGGAGAATAAACTCAGTTTTCCAGGTTTGAAACTGGACCAAGACTTACGTTGGAATATGATCGTAAAGTTAAGTTCCCTTGCAATTGACCGAAACAAAATCCAAACAATGATCGATCGTGAAAAAAAATTAGATCCATCGAACCGTGGTGTGAATTCCAGTTTGGCGGCGGAAGCGGCAGAACCAAATCCCAAGATCAAAGACAAATGGATCCAAATTTTACTCAATCCGAAAGCAAGTGATTACTCTTCTTCAACTTTACGAGTGGTTTCCTATTCTTTATTTCCAGAACACCAAAAAGGGATCCAACTCCAATTTTTAGATACATACTTTGCTGCTTTGGACAAGTTCCAACATACGGATGACGAAAACTATTTGGATGCGTTTGCAAAAAGTTTAGCTCCTGATTTTTGTACGGATGAAACATTATTGATTCTAAAAAAATTCACAAACAACCATCCAAAATTACCTGCATCCGTTAAAAAAACTTTGTGGAAACAAATTGATTCGGAAAAGAGGTGTATCCAAATCAAAAATAAACACAAAGATTTAATTTTAGAATAAAGGATCTAACTTTGGATCGAAAAAAATGTAATCTATTTTTGTTACTGATTTTTTTTCAACTAACATCGGTCAGCTGTGCAAACCCGGGTTTTGGTCCAAGAGGTTTGTTATTCACAAAAACAAAAATTGGTGTTTATGGGACAGGTGAACCTTCCAAAAGGCGAGTGACATCTTGTGTCCACTCCATCTTAGGATTGGTTTCCTTTGGGGATGCGTCCTTCGAATTTTTAAAATCAAGATCTAAAATCCAGACTGTAACAGAAACCAATTGGACCACTCTGGCCATTCTTGGAATGTATGCAAATCTCTGCGTCGAAATCTCAGGTAACGAATGAAACATTCATTACTACGTTATATCAATTACATCATCATTGGAATGTGTTTGTCATCGATCCATTCCTGTGCCAATCTCGGACAACCCCAAGGCCTTGGTCCTACTGGTATTTTATATGCTTCCTATACTCTTGCCTTATCGGAAAGACCTCTCCCCCAAACAAACGTTAAAACAAGGAAAGTCCTGTCTCAAACGTATGGGAATATTGTATGTTACGGGAGATGCAAGTATCGAATCAGCTACAAAAAATGCTAGCATCCGAGAAGTATTCCGAATTGAAAAAGAGGCAACGAATTACCTCTCTCTTTATTCGACACTATGCACTGTAGTTTGGGGGATTTAGTTTTTATTGCGAACTGTTCGATCTAACATGTCTGGATAATCAGAAATAATTCCATCCACACCACAAGATACCAATCGATTCATTTCTTTTTCAGTATTCACTGTCCATGGAATCACCATCATACCTTTCTCATGCGAATGTTTCACAAATTTTGGAGTCACATATAAGAAATAAGGTGATATGATATCTGCTTGTTTCTCTTTTGCAAGACCGAGGATAGTATCGCGATAACCATTCCCAAATCCAATCGTCATTAAAAAACCCTGGAAATAGGTTGGAACAAAGAGGGCACTTGTTTTGATTTTTGGATTTTTTTGTTTTGAAACCGCAAGGGTGCGTAAATCAAACGATTGAATCGTAGAACGATTCACTACTTTGTAGGTTTCAATGATTTGGATCAGTTTTTCTGTATGTTCTTTGACCAAACTATCTGGAGCCGATCCGTCATCAGGGAATTTTGTTTCGATATTGAATTCATATACTTCTTTGGATTTTTTCTCATGTTTTAATACCAATTCGAAAAATTCCTCCAAAGACAATAGTTTTGTGTCAGGAACTGGAATTTGTTTTGGAAAATTTGGATTTTGTTTTGATCCACAGTCTAACTTTTGTAATTCGGCA of the Leptospira biflexa serovar Patoc strain 'Patoc 1 (Paris)' genome contains:
- a CDS encoding TRL-like family protein codes for the protein MLLIFFQLTSVSCANPGFGPRGLLFTKTKIGVYGTGEPSKRRVTSCVHSILGLVSFGDASFEFLKSRSKIQTVTETNWTTLAILGMYANLCVEISGNE
- a CDS encoding peptidoglycan recognition family protein, whose protein sequence is MRENFKKRFRESRNGVYGSKSHFLRLDLSPLCQNLVIISLIFLIFTGCSSFFRRTPNFTTIQIPNLIPFSQVEGLKGDQWQKLSKQRDQKLVTAIILHNAGKRKFTDFLRLSIQNQFLFHLYVDANGTIFGDPKFLTQEWTAAPGIDTEAIHIVYEGTQETLYNNYKQKEVLEKTILYLAEELYIPKTNYDIISKKGIFTHNQAKRRFGGFVDFSPCGSELALNQILTNIGGKFYEEDDWKDRFVTGWVLKKENKDLLKDSFHPTNGRGITKAEKVIFQHLEKTEKGFTPEEYRVKYTFRGKIKPSCVVLHYTAIPDYFRSLRTLEARNLTASIMIDTNGKAYQLVDVIEDRAAAATGTNDNCIQIEIVAKDTEELLKQPEQIQKVKDLVIELTTKYKIPLSNEKLEDLNGVFSHTQAKKKWGGSIFLNAKDFDPGEEYMELILNSIGGKYFPEPEWKNRSSMDWAILYRNFQP
- a CDS encoding TRL-like family protein, producing MLPILLPYRKDLSPKQTLKQGKSCLKRMGILYVTGDASIESATKNASIREVFRIEKEATNYLSLYSTLCTVVWGI
- a CDS encoding FAD-dependent oxidoreductase; the encoded protein is MGIPTFNEKIITPKKHAETIKTQQIQNGKWELTADVVIIGSGAGGAVAARELAKNGWKVVLIEEGSYFTPAQFNSDEFLSQARLYRDAGFIVTEEQTLSILQGKSIGGSTTVNWQTSLYPPDYVTNEWNERFGWQGYSREEMDPFVSEVHERLGVHEVPDNLINANNNVLRVGGKKLGLTPLVLRNNNRGCIGLGRCGLGCPINAKQSTFLTWIPDAIEAGATVVSNMRAVKIRDGKIKTVVAEFTPDAYEKAPSEIIETMEIKAPVVIVSAGAIEGPALLQRSGIGNGWVGRNLKVHPTSTIFGKFDSEIKMFQGPPQSIVIKDGHNQNGTGYGYWLEAAPYRPTLASSLVPFYGKQQFDVMKDFTKYNAGIVLVRDGADGEANASVKYSLGRRKVYFELTPTDGLNMLKGLKSLAEVTVAAGAKELIFPFTRFTEPYKVTGNDNFDWILKESTRPGDLTVGSAHPHGSIQSANDPEKGAVDLNLEIYGHKNIFVMDASVYPTGLSVNPQITTMSIVLRASRNLASQKEERTKV
- a CDS encoding glycerophosphodiester phosphodiesterase: MNLIRPFYKLYLVVGLISLFVVNCATVETPNRLRKDIDLQGHRGARGLKPENTWPAFEEAIKYKMVTLELDTVLTKDKRVVIHHDSDTNPVICQNADGSQIQKKSLYELTLAELQKLDCGSKQNPNFPKQIPVPDTKLLSLEEFFELVLKHEKKSKEVYEFNIETKFPDDGSAPDSLVKEHTEKLIQIIETYKVVNRSTIQSFDLRTLAVSKQKNPKIKTSALFVPTYFQGFLMTIGFGNGYRDTILGLAKEKQADIISPYFLYVTPKFVKHSHEKGMMVIPWTVNTEKEMNRLVSCGVDGIISDYPDMLDRTVRNKN
- the pepN gene encoding aminopeptidase N translates to MKQTLAILIIGFLLIFQHCRLTKPNYHLTLQEAEYRYETIENIKYNLDIQLSTKDSFTGKVDIQFVGKRIRDLRLDYFQGEIKSIVFNDEPLTQFEYKNGQVQLPSDRMMIGNNSLSIRFETPFAKTGNGLHKFLDPDDKETYIYSQFEAFHANKMFPCFDQPDLKATFQLSVTAPKNWKVISTTLPTSETKTENPEEVLHQFPESKKISTYVFSLHAGPYQVWEDSYESIPLRLFVRKSLAKYIDPKDWFLFTKDGFAFFNSYFGIPYPFQKYDQIIVPEFNFGAMENVAAVTFSERFVSRSPMTRNQRENLSDVILHEMAHMWFGNLVTMKWWNGLWLNESFATYMASLAQAKNSEFQETWISFFEKMKQWAYEEDSFSTNHPVEAKVNDTEEAFTQFDGITYGKGASVLKQLVFFIGEESFQKGVQNYLRKYSYSNSTLVDFLKELEFASGFSMKKWSKDWLETKGTNQIELTTICADNHLYGKIVQSAPGPENKLRDHKTVLGLYFFDRSNKQISYEEFPVVYSGRSSQAILQVKSCPDYVFINAEDHDFAIWSWTSVNKDNLEFVLEFDNDPMRKLILWTDYFRQVSLANLSFDEFKETAIRLYPMETDTKIKRWLLSRLTSDTGSSYFTSRFWFPESKRNNHLDSLQNFILSELTKAKAGSDEQKYLFLSLIDSSFTESSQKRLYEILENKLSFPGLKLDQDLRWNMIVKLSSLAIDRNKIQTMIDREKKLDPSNRGVNSSLAAEAAEPNPKIKDKWIQILLNPKASDYSSSTLRVVSYSLFPEHQKGIQLQFLDTYFAALDKFQHTDDENYLDAFAKSLAPDFCTDETLLILKKFTNNHPKLPASVKKTLWKQIDSEKRCIQIKNKHKDLILE